One stretch of Juglans microcarpa x Juglans regia isolate MS1-56 chromosome 3D, Jm3101_v1.0, whole genome shotgun sequence DNA includes these proteins:
- the LOC121254604 gene encoding magnesium transporter MRS2-3-like — protein sequence MSGCDLSDDIGQSEDSPEQVLTAATWLRKKGTGIRAWMVVDTLGKAHVVEAGKHAVIRRTGLPARDLRILDPILSYPSTILGRERAIVINLEHVKAIITAHEVLLLNLRDPSVTPFIEELQRCLLSHHHASKHQEGNGDGSNGKNLYELDIPQSRVSENLDESSKAEGKRDIENQDGSAVLPFEFVALEACLEAACSCLETEARTLDQEANSALDKLTSTISTLNLDRVRHIKSRLVAITGRVQKVRDELENLLDDEEDMAEMYLTGKLVHQNLEDSSDSSMNEIDEMVDEASQSDMHDRMMPPEISLQTGGCSNVYKGGHNPDNPGGNRTSTSHSGGNKNLDVKELEMVLESYFVQIDGTLNKLTTLREYVDDTEDYINIMLDDKQNHLLQMGVMLSTATLVLSSFVVVAGIMGMNIRIELFKDQVLGPKKFMWTIWGSTAGSIFLYVFAIALYKCKRLLEW from the exons atgagCGGTTGTGATCTTTCCGACGACATTGGGCAATCAGAAGACAGCCCAGAGCAGGTACTGACCGCCGCCACGTGGCTAAGAAAAAAGGGAACCGGGATTCGGGCCTGGATGGTGGTGGATACATTGGGCAAGGCGCATGTGGTGGAAGCCGGGAAGCATGCCGTCATACGCCGCACGGGTCTCCCAGCCCGAGACCTCCGGATCCTCGACCCAATTCTCTCCTACCCATCAACCATTCTAGGCCGTGAGAGGGCGATCGTGATCAATCTGGAGCATGTAAAAGCCATAATCACGGCTCATGAGGTTCTTTTGCTGAATTTGCGAGACCCATCTGTGACTCCCTTTATTGAGGAGCTCCAGAGGTGTCTTCTGAGTCACCACCACGCATCTAAACATCAG GAGGGCAATGGTGATGGTTCAAACGGGAAGAATTTGTATGAACTAGATATACCGCAGTCAAGGGTGTCTGAGAATCTAGATGAGTCGAGTAAGGCGGAGGGGAAGCGTGACATTGAGAATCAAGATGGATCAGCAGTTCTTCCATTTGAGTTTGTTGCATTGGAGGCATGTCTTGAGGCTGCTTGCAGTTGCTTAGAAACCGAA GCAAGGACGTTGGATCAGGAGGCTAATTCTGCGTTAGATAAGCTGACTTCAACGATTAGTACTCTCAATTTGGACCGTGTTCGCCATATTAAAAGCCGCTTGGTTGCTATAACCGGACGTGTTCAAAAG GTAAGGGATGAATTAGAAAACTTGctagatgatgaagaagatatgGCTGAAATGTATTTGACAGGAAAGTTGGTTCATCAAAACCTAGAAGATTCTTCTGATTCCTCAATGAATGAGATAGATGAAATGGTTGATGAAGCCTCTCAATCAGATATGCATGATAG GATGATGCCTCCCGAAATATCTTTGCAAACTGGTGGGTGTTCAAATGTTTACAAAGGTGGGCATAACCCTGACAACCCTGGTGGGAACCGCACTAGCACTAGTCACAGTGGTGGGAACAAGAACCTTGATGTAAAGGAGCTTGAAATGGTCTTGGAGTCATATTTTGTGCAAATTGACGGTACACTAAACAAATTAACCACG CTGAGGGAGTACGTAGACGACACAGAGGACTACATCAACATAATGCTGGACGACAAACAGAACCATCTCCTGCAAATGGGGGTCATGTTATCAACAGCAACTCTTGTGCTGAGTTCCTTTGTTGTTGTGGCTGGCATTATGGGAATGAACATCAGAATAGAGTTGTTCAAGGATCAGGTATTAGGGCCAAAAAAGTTCATGTGGACTATTTGGGGAAGCACTGCTGGAAGCATATTCTTATATGTCTTTGCTATCGCCCTGTATAAATGCAAGAGATTGCTAGAATGGTGA